One Moorella sp. E308F DNA segment encodes these proteins:
- a CDS encoding SPASM domain-containing protein: MADIKQKRGSPLPKIICSYLMTRKNLLELPAFIELAASAGADEVVATNLDLTLSPEMEELRVFACPGEALPGDYLFAVQAAEEQAGRLGLNLRVYPLQFNLDVMVCDAWPLKHIFINSHGEVAPCVYLGLPYKGVAPRYFCRQEAPFTPFNYGKITEGLTRVIKNKAAREFKQPFRYRLDLTNPFLLDNPEVPAPPPPCTNCYKLFGL; the protein is encoded by the coding sequence TTGGCAGATATCAAACAAAAGCGAGGTAGCCCTTTACCCAAAATTATCTGTTCTTACCTGATGACCAGGAAAAATTTACTTGAACTCCCGGCCTTCATAGAACTTGCGGCCAGCGCCGGGGCTGATGAAGTGGTGGCCACCAACCTGGATCTCACCCTTTCCCCGGAGATGGAAGAGTTAAGGGTGTTTGCTTGTCCGGGAGAAGCACTTCCTGGAGACTACCTTTTTGCTGTTCAGGCTGCCGAAGAGCAGGCCGGGCGTCTGGGCCTTAATTTAAGAGTTTATCCACTGCAGTTTAATCTTGACGTCATGGTCTGCGATGCCTGGCCCTTAAAACATATTTTCATCAATAGCCACGGCGAGGTAGCCCCTTGTGTTTACCTTGGACTGCCCTATAAAGGTGTAGCACCCCGTTACTTTTGCCGGCAGGAAGCGCCCTTTACTCCTTTTAATTATGGCAAAATTACTGAAGGCTTGACCAGGGTGATTAAAAATAAAGCCGCCCGGGAATTTAAACAGCCCTTTCGTTACCGGCTGGACCTGACCAACCCTTTTCTCCTGGATAATCCGGAAGTACCGGCGCCTCCCCCGCCGTGTACCAACTGCTACAAGCTCTTTGGCTTGTAG
- a CDS encoding MBL fold metallo-hydrolase, with amino-acid sequence MAGTIEIINLVDNTVTSRGLIAEHGLAFLVRTGKRTILFDTGAGGAVVQNMLSLGLDPREITAIALSHGHDDHTGSLKKICEITGPLPVYAHPDIFVAKYRLREGEEARYIGIPWSRAELEASGAVFHLSRQPVELGEGIFLTGEIRRRQAFEAISREFRLLAGGEYLQDSLWDDQSLIITTREGPLVLLGCAHSGLISTLEHVLDITGASRIFAVIGGTHLKDAGPERLEETIKTLPRFGLQYLVACHCTGFRASAALYQALGDKFIYNEAGRTFRFDC; translated from the coding sequence ATGGCCGGAACCATTGAAATTATCAACCTGGTAGACAATACGGTCACCTCCAGGGGCTTGATAGCCGAGCATGGCCTGGCTTTCCTGGTACGAACCGGGAAAAGGACCATCCTTTTCGATACCGGGGCCGGGGGTGCCGTTGTCCAGAACATGTTGAGCCTGGGCCTCGATCCGCGGGAAATTACAGCTATTGCCCTGAGTCACGGCCATGACGACCATACCGGAAGCCTGAAAAAGATCTGCGAGATTACTGGCCCCCTTCCCGTATACGCCCACCCCGATATCTTCGTGGCTAAATACCGCCTCCGGGAAGGGGAGGAAGCCAGGTATATCGGCATCCCCTGGTCGCGGGCAGAATTAGAGGCAAGCGGTGCGGTATTTCACCTCTCCCGGCAACCCGTCGAGCTGGGGGAAGGAATTTTTTTAACCGGCGAAATCCGTCGTCGACAGGCTTTTGAAGCTATAAGCCGGGAATTTCGCCTCCTTGCCGGTGGCGAATACCTCCAGGACAGCCTCTGGGACGACCAGTCTTTAATCATCACTACCAGGGAAGGGCCGCTGGTGCTCCTGGGCTGCGCCCACTCCGGCTTGATCAGTACCCTGGAGCACGTCCTGGACATTACCGGTGCCAGCCGCATCTTCGCCGTCATCGGCGGTACCCACTTGAAGGACGCCGGCCCGGAGCGGCTAGAGGAGACGATAAAGACTCTACCGCGGTTTGGTCTCCAGTACCTGGTAGCCTGCCACTGTACCGGTTTTCGGGCCAGTGCCGCCCTCTACCAGGCCCTGGGAGATAAGTTTATTTACAATGAAGCAGGACGTACCTTCAGGTTCGATTGTTAA
- a CDS encoding FmdB family zinc ribbon protein: MPEFEFKCSDCGAISTFSKREDADICPNCGSTRLVRIFSAPHIVKSRPEAGGKTLCCGRDSRPEGCTPGGCCHG; this comes from the coding sequence ATGCCGGAATTTGAATTCAAATGCAGCGATTGCGGGGCTATAAGTACATTTAGCAAGCGAGAAGATGCGGATATTTGTCCTAACTGCGGCAGTACGAGATTAGTAAGGATATTCTCGGCGCCGCATATAGTAAAAAGCCGTCCCGAGGCGGGTGGCAAAACCCTGTGCTGCGGGAGGGATTCCCGGCCGGAAGGCTGCACGCCCGGCGGTTGCTGCCACGGTTAA
- a CDS encoding MOSC domain-containing protein, whose product MSTGKVIGVNLSARRGIKKINVGSGYLLADYGLQGDAHAGTSRQVSVFMAERAEEMAEALGLPFQPGDFAENITVQGINLEGVGVGARLLVGEAMVEVTQIGKQEDEPSSLFFPGPAPLKTEGIYCRVIKSGWVKTGDRVTIIT is encoded by the coding sequence ATGTCGACAGGCAAAGTTATCGGTGTTAATCTTAGTGCGCGGAGAGGAATAAAGAAAATTAACGTTGGTTCAGGTTATTTGCTGGCTGATTACGGTTTGCAAGGGGACGCCCATGCGGGAACAAGCCGGCAGGTGAGCGTTTTTATGGCTGAAAGGGCTGAAGAAATGGCCGAGGCCTTAGGCCTTCCCTTTCAACCGGGTGATTTTGCCGAAAACATTACCGTCCAGGGCATTAATTTAGAGGGAGTTGGGGTAGGGGCTAGACTTTTAGTAGGAGAAGCAATGGTTGAGGTTACACAAATCGGTAAGCAGGAAGATGAACCTTCAAGCCTCTTTTTTCCGGGGCCGGCGCCTTTGAAGACCGAAGGTATTTATTGCCGGGTGATAAAAAGCGGTTGGGTAAAAACAGGTGACCGGGTAACCATAATTACGTAA
- a CDS encoding radical SAM protein codes for MSYVFGPVPSRRLGWSLGIDLVPFKTCSYDCIYCQLGRTTLHTVQRKEYVPVAAVLQEIETKLKGNHRPDYVTVSGSGEPTLNAGLGRVIRGLKKLTSIPVAVLTNGSLLHDQNIREELATADVVIPSLDAATVPAFKRVNRPCDQISLEQVIKGLQDFADMFRGRLWIEVMLVRGLNDGEEEIAALAAVLKDLPAEKIQLNTVSRPPAEAFARPLEREQMERIAARLGNRTEIIGHFAGKVYGDGSQQDIEREIVTLLGRRPCTLTEIAFLTGLHQAEVTKYIGRLVETGLIQAVYKEEVYYRVRQ; via the coding sequence ATGAGTTATGTTTTTGGCCCTGTCCCGTCACGGCGGCTGGGGTGGTCCCTGGGTATCGACCTTGTTCCCTTTAAAACCTGCAGCTATGATTGCATTTACTGCCAGTTGGGCCGAACCACATTACATACCGTCCAACGCAAGGAATATGTACCGGTAGCGGCTGTGCTACAGGAAATAGAGACAAAACTTAAAGGAAATCACCGACCGGACTATGTAACAGTTTCTGGCTCCGGTGAGCCCACCCTTAATGCAGGGCTCGGCCGGGTAATCCGGGGTTTAAAAAAATTAACGTCCATACCGGTGGCCGTGCTAACCAATGGATCACTCCTGCATGATCAGAATATACGGGAAGAGTTAGCGACGGCAGATGTGGTGATACCTTCCCTCGATGCGGCTACAGTTCCGGCCTTTAAGCGAGTCAACCGACCCTGCGATCAGATTAGTTTAGAGCAGGTTATCAAAGGGTTGCAAGATTTCGCAGACATGTTCAGGGGCCGCCTTTGGATAGAAGTGATGCTGGTCCGCGGGCTCAATGATGGGGAAGAAGAGATTGCTGCCCTCGCTGCCGTTTTAAAAGATCTGCCGGCAGAGAAGATCCAGCTTAATACCGTTAGTCGCCCCCCGGCGGAGGCATTTGCCAGGCCCCTGGAACGGGAGCAAATGGAAAGAATAGCTGCCCGACTGGGTAATAGGACAGAGATTATTGGCCATTTTGCCGGCAAGGTGTACGGGGACGGGAGCCAGCAGGATATCGAAAGGGAGATTGTGACCCTTTTGGGGCGGCGCCCCTGTACCTTGACGGAAATTGCTTTTTTAACCGGCTTACATCAGGCGGAGGTTACAAAATATATTGGCCGGTTGGTAGAAACTGGCCTTATCCAAGCGGTTTACAAGGAAGAGGTTTATTATAGAGTTCGACAGTAA
- a CDS encoding DUF4405 domain-containing protein encodes MYKWKVNYFVDLALFLSALGVALSGFIPWLILPAGRYGRQAFAPTFIFSRQEWGAIHRWLAIVTVVLVLVHLYLHWDWIAGMTRRVFGGRDKLR; translated from the coding sequence TTGTATAAATGGAAAGTTAATTATTTTGTCGATTTAGCCCTTTTCCTGAGTGCCCTGGGGGTAGCCCTTTCTGGTTTTATCCCGTGGCTAATTCTCCCGGCAGGGAGATATGGCCGACAAGCTTTTGCTCCCACTTTTATTTTTAGCCGCCAGGAATGGGGAGCGATACACCGCTGGCTGGCGATAGTGACGGTGGTCCTGGTTTTAGTTCATCTTTACTTGCACTGGGACTGGATTGCAGGTATGACCAGGCGTGTTTTCGGCGGCAGGGATAAGTTGCGCTAA
- a CDS encoding NAD(P)/FAD-dependent oxidoreductase: protein MKGTDVLVIGGSAAGLTAAITAKMYFKDKKVTVVRKEEKVLVPCGIPYIFGTVGSPDKNLIPDATLVNNGIELVIDEVIGIDRQSKAVSTVNSGSIAYDKLVLATGSSPVVPPVKGADLEGVFVVKKDVAYLENLKNALDKAKNLVIVGGGFIGVEFADECRKGRELNVTVVELLPHCLALAFDDEVCTLAEDKLRSQGINIITGTKVEEFLGDGKVEQVRLANGETLPADVVIFGIGVAPNIELAQKAGLKVNNRFGIWVDDYMRTSDPSIFAIGDCAEKSSFFGHGPSLIKLASVATHEARVAGANLFGLRRARGAAVGVFSTIVGDLALGSVGLTERAAREAGIEVVNGNAKAPDRHPGSMPGTRELGVKLIFTKDTGVIVGGQAYGGTAVGELTNLLAAAVQHKMRADELETMQVGTHPALTASPIAYQVTNAAEDAVLKLRS, encoded by the coding sequence TTGAAGGGTACGGATGTACTAGTTATCGGCGGGAGTGCGGCGGGCCTTACGGCAGCTATTACTGCCAAAATGTATTTTAAGGACAAAAAGGTAACCGTGGTACGTAAAGAAGAAAAGGTTTTGGTACCCTGCGGTATCCCTTACATTTTCGGTACTGTGGGGAGCCCCGACAAGAACCTCATCCCGGACGCCACACTGGTTAATAACGGCATAGAACTGGTGATCGATGAAGTTATAGGGATTGACCGCCAAAGCAAGGCTGTTTCTACGGTGAACTCTGGTAGCATAGCTTATGACAAACTCGTCCTGGCTACCGGGTCGTCTCCTGTTGTTCCACCGGTAAAAGGGGCTGACCTGGAAGGTGTTTTCGTCGTCAAAAAAGACGTAGCCTATCTTGAGAATCTCAAAAATGCCCTGGATAAAGCGAAAAATCTGGTGATCGTCGGTGGAGGGTTTATAGGAGTTGAGTTTGCCGATGAGTGCCGGAAGGGGCGGGAGTTGAATGTTACCGTCGTCGAACTTTTGCCCCATTGCCTGGCCCTGGCATTTGATGATGAGGTCTGCACCCTGGCGGAGGATAAGCTGCGCTCACAGGGAATAAACATTATTACTGGAACGAAAGTAGAAGAGTTTCTGGGAGACGGTAAAGTAGAACAGGTGAGACTTGCCAACGGCGAAACCCTGCCTGCTGACGTTGTTATCTTTGGCATCGGCGTGGCGCCCAATATTGAACTGGCCCAAAAGGCGGGACTGAAAGTTAACAATCGCTTCGGCATCTGGGTTGATGATTATATGCGTACCAGTGACCCAAGTATTTTTGCCATTGGCGATTGCGCCGAAAAAAGCTCATTTTTCGGGCACGGGCCATCCCTCATCAAACTAGCTTCCGTAGCCACCCATGAAGCCCGCGTAGCGGGGGCCAACCTGTTCGGCCTCAGGCGGGCCAGGGGGGCGGCAGTAGGAGTGTTTTCGACGATTGTCGGCGACCTGGCCCTGGGGTCGGTAGGCCTGACGGAAAGGGCGGCCCGGGAAGCGGGTATTGAGGTCGTAAATGGTAACGCCAAGGCGCCTGACAGGCATCCGGGGAGTATGCCGGGGACCAGAGAGCTGGGCGTAAAGTTGATCTTTACTAAAGATACTGGTGTAATTGTAGGCGGGCAGGCTTACGGCGGTACTGCGGTGGGCGAGCTGACCAACCTGCTGGCGGCTGCCGTGCAGCATAAGATGCGGGCTGACGAGCTGGAAACCATGCAGGTAGGGACCCACCCGGCCCTTACCGCCTCGCCTATTGCCTATCAGGTAACCAATGCCGCCGAGGATGCCGTGCTAAAGTTAAGGAGCTAA
- a CDS encoding HD-GYP domain-containing protein yields the protein MLSWICGHTLHGVYHDIIECLTAALEARDHYSEDHSQRVADMAFDLARRVGIKGAELENIHMAAHLHDIGKIGVPDQILRKPGRLLPHEWAMIKRHPEIGYKILNKSRRLSSIARLVLYHHERWDGKGYPAGLKGEAIPLGSRIIALCDAIDAMTSERPYRPALTWHHCWEEVVANKAIQFDAVLVEAAEALWPMWENRWSLTKVRV from the coding sequence ATGCTTTCCTGGATATGCGGGCATACCCTGCATGGGGTCTACCATGACATTATTGAATGTTTAACGGCTGCCCTGGAAGCCAGGGATCATTATAGTGAAGACCATTCGCAACGCGTGGCTGATATGGCCTTTGACCTAGCCAGGAGAGTTGGGATTAAGGGCGCAGAACTCGAGAATATACATATGGCTGCCCATTTGCATGATATCGGGAAAATTGGCGTCCCGGACCAGATTTTGCGCAAACCGGGCCGCCTTTTACCTCACGAATGGGCAATGATCAAGCGCCATCCCGAGATAGGCTATAAAATCTTGAACAAATCGCGGCGATTGAGCTCGATAGCTCGATTGGTCCTTTACCATCACGAACGCTGGGACGGTAAGGGTTACCCGGCTGGTTTAAAAGGCGAGGCCATCCCTTTAGGCTCACGGATTATTGCCTTATGCGATGCCATTGATGCCATGACCTCAGAAAGGCCTTACCGCCCGGCCCTTACCTGGCACCACTGCTGGGAAGAAGTTGTTGCCAACAAAGCCATCCAGTTCGATGCTGTGCTGGTGGAGGCGGCGGAGGCATTGTGGCCCATGTGGGAGAATAGGTGGTCCTTGACAAAGGTTAGAGTGTAG
- a CDS encoding DUF2325 domain-containing protein has protein sequence MSILIVGGDRLGNIPDNLKSLGFTEIEHLSGRKIGHIAVDLPHEIDVVLVFTDYVNHGLAAKIKKDARKKGVRTIFARRSWAYIAKAWKGFING, from the coding sequence TTGTCTATTTTAATCGTTGGCGGTGACCGTTTGGGGAACATCCCTGATAACCTCAAAAGCCTGGGTTTCACTGAAATCGAACACTTAAGCGGGCGTAAAATTGGCCATATAGCTGTAGATTTGCCCCACGAGATTGATGTCGTGCTGGTGTTTACTGACTATGTCAACCATGGGCTGGCCGCAAAGATCAAAAAGGATGCCCGGAAAAAGGGGGTTAGAACTATTTTTGCCCGGCGTTCTTGGGCCTATATAGCTAAAGCCTGGAAGGGCTTTATAAACGGCTAA
- the feoB gene encoding ferrous iron transport protein B — protein sequence MEAVAMAKPEREKVIALVGNPNSGKTSIFNDLTGARQHVGNWPGVTVEKKEGKLSYQGQTFNIVDLPGTYSLGAYSEDELIARNFILFDKPEAVINVVDASNLERNLYLTTQLLEMGANVVVALNMVDEARARKIEINIPRLAQALGVPVVPTVATRNEGIKELVATVAKRVQETICQPLKVNYGREIENELDKLEQIIKQDAKLAAKYPPRWLAIKLLEDDERLEAELQKEGARQVLDAATKSKKQLHEILGEEVEAIIADRRYGFINGLVKEAVTRRQTLEERLTLSDKIDNIVTNRYLGLPIFLLTMWAVFQFTFKLGDPMIGWVESAFEGLTGLATGWLEALGAPQLLTSFIADGIIGGLGSVLVFIPPIFLLFLAISLLEDSGYMARAAYIMDRLMHALGLHGKSFVPLLIGFGCNVPGIMATRTLESRQDRLITILINPLMSCTARLPVYVLFTGAFFTAKQGWVIFSLYLLGIVLAIIMGKIFKTFLFKGETAPFVMELPPYRVPTLKGTMIHMWERGSSFVRKAGTVIVGVVVLIWVLSNLPLGVEYASQESLIGRLGTILAPVFKPAGFGTWEAAVALVFGILAKEVVVGTLGVLYGVEEDGLTAAIAQSWTPLSAYAFMVMTLIYIPCVAAIGAIRRETNSWGWTAFTIGYSLLLGWVMAVLVFQVGRLLGLG from the coding sequence ATGGAGGCAGTAGCAATGGCTAAACCTGAAAGGGAAAAGGTTATCGCCCTGGTCGGCAATCCCAATTCAGGTAAGACCAGTATTTTTAATGATCTGACTGGCGCCCGCCAGCATGTTGGCAACTGGCCAGGCGTGACGGTGGAGAAAAAAGAAGGGAAGCTTAGCTATCAAGGACAAACTTTCAATATTGTTGATTTGCCTGGGACTTACAGCCTTGGTGCTTACAGTGAGGACGAGCTTATCGCCCGCAATTTTATCCTCTTTGATAAACCTGAGGCCGTTATCAATGTCGTCGACGCCTCCAACCTGGAACGCAACTTGTACTTGACTACCCAATTGCTGGAGATGGGGGCCAACGTCGTCGTCGCCTTAAATATGGTTGATGAGGCCCGGGCACGCAAGATCGAAATCAATATCCCCCGCCTGGCGCAAGCTCTAGGAGTGCCGGTGGTGCCGACCGTAGCCACACGTAACGAGGGTATAAAAGAACTTGTGGCTACGGTTGCGAAGAGGGTCCAGGAGACAATATGCCAGCCGCTAAAAGTTAACTACGGACGGGAAATTGAAAACGAACTAGATAAATTAGAACAAATCATTAAGCAGGACGCTAAGCTGGCAGCGAAATACCCTCCCCGGTGGCTGGCGATAAAACTCTTAGAAGACGATGAGCGCTTAGAGGCAGAGCTGCAAAAAGAAGGGGCCAGGCAGGTCCTTGATGCGGCAACTAAAAGCAAAAAACAACTGCATGAGATTTTAGGAGAAGAAGTAGAAGCCATTATTGCCGATCGGCGCTATGGTTTTATCAACGGCCTGGTAAAAGAGGCTGTTACCAGGCGCCAGACCCTGGAAGAAAGGCTTACTTTATCTGATAAGATTGACAACATAGTAACTAATCGATACCTGGGGTTGCCGATTTTTCTCCTGACTATGTGGGCTGTCTTTCAATTTACCTTTAAGCTGGGTGACCCCATGATTGGCTGGGTGGAAAGCGCCTTTGAGGGGTTAACCGGCCTTGCTACCGGCTGGCTGGAAGCCCTGGGTGCCCCGCAACTCCTGACTTCCTTCATAGCTGATGGGATAATCGGCGGTCTGGGTTCGGTGCTTGTCTTTATACCCCCCATCTTCTTGCTCTTCCTGGCCATTTCTCTCCTGGAGGACAGCGGTTATATGGCCCGCGCTGCTTATATCATGGACCGTCTGATGCACGCCCTGGGCCTGCACGGCAAATCCTTTGTCCCGCTTTTAATCGGCTTTGGCTGCAACGTCCCGGGCATCATGGCTACCAGAACCCTGGAAAGCCGGCAGGACCGCTTGATTACTATCCTTATTAATCCTTTGATGTCCTGCACGGCCCGCTTACCGGTATACGTCCTCTTCACCGGCGCCTTCTTTACGGCTAAACAGGGATGGGTAATCTTTTCCCTGTACCTTTTAGGTATTGTGTTGGCTATTATCATGGGAAAAATCTTTAAGACCTTTCTTTTTAAAGGAGAAACAGCTCCCTTTGTCATGGAACTGCCGCCTTACCGGGTACCGACACTTAAAGGCACGATGATTCACATGTGGGAGCGAGGCAGTTCCTTTGTCCGTAAAGCCGGTACCGTTATTGTCGGTGTCGTGGTGCTTATCTGGGTACTTTCCAACTTACCACTGGGTGTGGAATACGCCAGCCAGGAGAGCCTGATCGGGAGATTGGGAACTATACTGGCGCCGGTCTTTAAACCGGCCGGTTTTGGCACCTGGGAAGCGGCGGTAGCCCTGGTATTTGGCATCCTGGCTAAAGAAGTGGTCGTCGGCACCCTGGGCGTCCTCTACGGCGTAGAGGAAGACGGCTTGACAGCGGCCATCGCTCAATCCTGGACGCCCCTTTCAGCGTACGCATTTATGGTTATGACCCTGATTTACATCCCCTGCGTGGCGGCCATTGGCGCCATCCGCCGGGAAACCAATTCCTGGGGCTGGACTGCCTTTACCATCGGCTACAGTTTGCTGCTGGGCTGGGTGATGGCGGTGCTGGTCTTCCAGGTAGGCAGGCTCCTCGGGCTTGGCTAA
- a CDS encoding FeoA family protein, with product MGSRLLPLEFLNTGREAVIKEVAGGISLRRRLTELGLVRGSTIKIIRNDNFGPIIVSLGNGSGGGRLAIGRGMAHKIMVEEVG from the coding sequence ATGGGCAGCAGGTTATTACCCCTGGAATTTTTAAATACAGGCCGGGAGGCAGTTATTAAAGAAGTCGCTGGCGGCATAAGTTTGCGTCGCCGGCTAACAGAGCTGGGCCTGGTACGCGGGTCAACCATTAAGATTATCCGCAATGATAACTTTGGACCCATAATTGTTTCGCTAGGGAATGGTTCAGGGGGCGGCCGCCTGGCAATCGGGAGAGGTATGGCCCATAAGATTATGGTAGAAGAAGTAGGTTAA
- a CDS encoding FeoA family protein, which translates to MEALETISTRALSELGKGSRGRVIKITATGELRRRLLDMGVVPGTEVAVAGAAPLGDPIEVKVKGYHLSLRKKEAAAIFVEQLN; encoded by the coding sequence ATGGAGGCTTTAGAAACCATTAGCACACGGGCCTTAAGCGAACTGGGGAAGGGCTCTCGCGGCAGGGTGATTAAAATTACCGCTACCGGCGAACTCCGCCGCCGGCTCTTGGACATGGGAGTAGTTCCTGGTACTGAAGTGGCTGTCGCAGGAGCAGCTCCTCTGGGCGACCCTATAGAAGTAAAAGTAAAGGGTTACCATTTGAGCTTACGCAAAAAAGAAGCAGCCGCTATTTTTGTCGAGCAACTCAATTAA
- a CDS encoding type II toxin-antitoxin system VapC family toxin, translating to MGVVTDTSIIIGFLKGHQPEVDYVEHALRNGTLTITAITVFELQVGLAANSKRERLLAKFFQQVTILPFDGQAAMAAAMIENRLRSGGEVIGVPDTLIAGICLARNLPLFTLNVEHFKRVPGLEVLTPASLSSSQV from the coding sequence GTGGGAGTCGTAACCGATACTTCGATAATTATTGGCTTTTTGAAGGGTCACCAGCCGGAAGTTGATTATGTCGAGCATGCTTTAAGAAATGGTACGCTTACCATAACAGCTATAACAGTTTTTGAACTCCAGGTAGGTCTTGCTGCCAACAGTAAAAGGGAAAGGCTGCTGGCTAAATTTTTTCAGCAGGTTACCATCTTGCCCTTTGATGGCCAGGCAGCCATGGCAGCGGCTATGATCGAAAATAGATTGCGGTCTGGCGGGGAGGTAATTGGGGTGCCTGATACCCTCATTGCCGGCATCTGTCTGGCGCGCAACCTGCCCCTGTTTACATTAAACGTAGAACATTTCAAACGGGTACCCGGGCTAGAAGTGCTTACCCCCGCCTCCCTCTCGTCGTCGCAGGTGTAG
- a CDS encoding CopG family ribbon-helix-helix protein, whose protein sequence is MRTTIEISNETRAKLMALAARRGLRGYSEIVNEALEEYLARAENREKEINEILKLAGSLSEEEGPKYAARVKEFWSRWES, encoded by the coding sequence ATGCGCACTACCATTGAAATCAGCAATGAAACCCGGGCTAAACTTATGGCCCTGGCGGCCAGGCGAGGTTTACGGGGTTATTCAGAAATAGTAAATGAAGCCCTTGAGGAATATTTAGCAAGGGCGGAGAACCGGGAAAAAGAGATTAACGAGATTCTAAAACTTGCCGGTAGTTTAAGCGAAGAAGAAGGCCCAAAATATGCAGCCAGGGTGAAGGAGTTCTGGTCGCGGTGGGAGTCGTAA
- a CDS encoding ABC transporter ATP-binding protein gives MKERLSGRSLRLFRITKKIGEFQLRDISLEVFPEEYFVILGPTGAGKTVLLEVIAGMHAPDAGEIWLGEENITAWPPEKRRFGFVYQDYALFPHINVRENIVFGLKNKKLPPGEIKRELEAVASLLGIAHLLRRLPYTLSGGEQQRVALARALIMKPRVLLLDEPLSALDPCTKETLQQELKRLHRFTGTLIVHVTHDFEEALYLGDRIGVLMGGGLLQVGSPEEIFTRPRTAAVARFVGVENIYYSDIILRGGRKYVTLGGALLQVETQLTGRAGFSVRPEHILVSSLPRPGNCLPGKVLAVYPRGLLTRVIIDAGERLVALVVAREDKGCSLSPGSTVYCTIPPAAINVFPHY, from the coding sequence GTGAAAGAACGATTGTCTGGGCGTTCGCTGCGGCTATTCCGGATAACTAAAAAGATAGGCGAGTTTCAACTCCGGGATATATCTCTAGAAGTCTTTCCGGAAGAATACTTCGTTATCCTGGGGCCGACGGGTGCCGGCAAAACCGTTCTCCTGGAGGTTATTGCCGGCATGCACGCGCCGGATGCCGGCGAGATATGGCTGGGGGAAGAAAATATAACCGCCTGGCCGCCGGAAAAGAGGCGCTTTGGTTTTGTTTACCAGGATTATGCCTTATTCCCCCATATAAACGTCAGGGAAAATATTGTCTTCGGGCTCAAAAACAAAAAATTACCTCCGGGCGAGATAAAAAGGGAATTAGAAGCCGTGGCGTCCCTGCTTGGTATCGCCCACCTTCTCCGGCGTCTTCCATATACTTTAAGCGGCGGCGAGCAGCAGCGGGTGGCCCTGGCCCGGGCTTTAATAATGAAGCCCCGGGTCCTTTTACTGGATGAACCCCTATCAGCCCTGGACCCCTGTACAAAGGAGACGCTTCAGCAGGAGCTAAAGCGCCTGCACCGGTTTACCGGTACCCTGATTGTTCATGTAACCCACGATTTTGAAGAAGCCTTATACCTGGGCGACCGCATCGGGGTTCTCATGGGAGGCGGTTTGCTCCAGGTGGGCTCACCGGAGGAAATTTTTACTCGGCCGCGGACGGCGGCGGTTGCCCGCTTTGTCGGGGTGGAAAATATTTATTATAGCGATATTATCCTGCGCGGCGGCCGGAAATACGTCACCCTTGGAGGGGCGCTGCTGCAGGTAGAGACGCAATTAACCGGCCGGGCGGGTTTTTCCGTCAGGCCGGAACATATCCTGGTGAGCAGTTTGCCGCGGCCCGGGAACTGCCTGCCGGGAAAGGTGCTCGCGGTTTACCCACGGGGCTTACTGACCAGGGTAATAATCGATGCCGGCGAAAGGCTTGTCGCACTGGTTGTTGCCAGGGAAGATAAAGGTTGTTCCCTGTCGCCGGGCAGCACAGTTTACTGCACTATCCCGCCGGCCGCCATTAATGTTTTCCCGCATTATTGA